The Dehalobacter sp. DCM sequence TTCCTGTTGGCAAGCCCAGGTGTCTTGAAAGGCAGATGCGCTCAAAATTCGCATTGAAGGCCCACTTCAATATGGTTTCATCTTCAAGGGCGTTGATAATATCCGCCGGTATCGATTCACCTTCAGCCAGGTCGACGACCCTGACATCTCCTCCATCAATGGAATAACCAAAGAGGAGGATCTCGAACTCCGGGGACTCGACATAGCGGTAGACCCCGCTTTTGGCGAGGTCTACGTTGCTATAGCTTTCAATGTCGATGCTGAGCGTCCTCAAGACAGGAAGTCCTCGTCGAGATCGCTGGAGAAGTCGTCCTCAGCTCTCGATTTCCCTCCCAGGGGTTCTCCGTCGCGAACCTTCTGCAGGTTGTTGAGTCCGCAGGCGATGCCTTTATTACCGTTGCTGTTGAAGGCGTAGAAGTTGATGCTGGCTCGGCCATACACTCCGCTGTATACTTCAGCACGGTTGAGGATGATGTTGCGGTCTGCATCCACAATCCCAGGCGCGGTACCTGAGTTGGCATTGATGAAGTAGGCATTGGCATAGGCTGGATCATCCGGCCTTTCGATGTCGCCATCGCGCAGGGGTGTTTTGATGGCTGCAAGCGGAGGCACGGATTTTCCGTTGCCTTTCAGCTTGGCTTCACCCTCATGGTAGGCGGCTTCAATGGCGGCTTTGATCTTTGAGACAGTCAGGGTGTCGGTCTTGGGGATGATCAGTGATACA is a genomic window containing:
- a CDS encoding DUF2815 family protein — encoded protein: MSNNANKVNSNPMKVITGPETRWSYANVWEAKSINGGTPKFSVSLIIPKTDTLTVSKIKAAIEAAYHEGEAKLKGNGKSVPPLAAIKTPLRDGDIERPDDPAYANAYFINANSGTAPGIVDADRNIILNRAEVYSGVYGRASINFYAFNSNGNKGIACGLNNLQKVRDGEPLGGKSRAEDDFSSDLDEDFLS